GCCGGGATATGATATACCACAGTTACTCGAGCCATCTACTACTAGTTCTGATACCTTGAGTAGTAAAGGAATTGAAGAATTAGATCGGGAAAGTAATATGTATATGAATGTAGATTTATTGCGTACATTAGTTTGTAATAATGACTTCTTTAGTCACGATTTGGAGCTGTCCGTTGATTCATTTAAGTCCTCACAACAACTTCAAAagaaaattgttaattgtTTCAAGTATATTATTGGTGTTTTAACAGAACCTAGCCCTTCAGATAACTCACTTGTTGTTGACTCTGTAAAAGATGACACAGGTAATTCACAATTGGGCCAGGATAAAAAAGGAGATTGGGGTGTATTTAGTATACCAGAAGTTCGTTCTTCTAGATTAAAGAAATACAAATTGAATGGAATGGATCTGTACTTTTTATCCCAAGGATACTCTTTGGCAGAGTCATCAAATGAGTGTTACCAGAGGGGTCAATTTTTCAAAGTTCTAGGCCTGGTTGATAAGTTTATAACTTCACTCTCCAGTGTTTATTTATCGTACATTAAAAACTTTTTATACGTGTACGACAGAGAAGATGAGAAGAATAAAGCTATCAGATTTGTGCTCGTGAAACTTCTTTACATACTTCTGAGGGTCTTGGGACCAATAGTTCCTCACTTGTGCGAGGATATTTATAGGTCAATTAACCCTGAAGCGCTGTCACTATTCAGAAAAGGATGGCCAACAAGACCCGAGTCGCTCAAGGATCTCACTGAACTAGTTGGCATAGCATTAACTGTTAGGAAACTAATCAATAAACAGCATCCACATGCTAATAACTCTATTCTAAAGCTTGAAAATAACCAAATTACAGAAATCTTAGGTCAACTAGAGGTTCcttttattcaattttcACAAGTAGATActcaattttttacaacTAGATATTCAATTTTCTACAACTACATATTCAATTTTCTACcaaaatatgaatattcACACggtaatttaatttgtagAACGAACATAATGTCGATTTGAGCTTATTGTTTAACGTGGCTGGAGTAGAATTTGTGGATAAGCTGAAGAACGGTCACGGCGATGGAGTTGTGAAGTATGATTTGGTGAATTCTGAGtataaaaagtgtaaaaggtaaaaattattgttacaCACTCATCTTTAGATGCTGGCTGTTTAAGGAAAGTGTTGGAGAAAACCTGCTCTGTAACCAATGTCaggattttttaaataattactacactaaaactaagtaatttgttacaaaattttaatggaaGGATAAGTTATTCAAGTAAATATGACGAATTTTAATACGATATTAAGTTGTTGGtataacaaaattaagATGCGATGGATTCCAATTTCTTTCTCTTTTGGTATGAGTAGTAcctgaaaaaattatagcCCTGGACTGAGGAGTTGCACAAGTGACAGCTGAAGAGTAGAAGGTTTCGAGGTTTCACCACCAGTGAGAATCGCATGAACAGAATACTGTATATGCATAAAACTCCAGTCATTTTAGGGGAAATAAACTCGGGATTCTTTGTCACTTCAGTTAAACCGGCGATAACAAACCCCCAGTTGGCAACTGGGCCCCAAAAGTGAGAAGACAAGAAGTAGTTTTTAGGCttcattatatttttatatttttacacaaatatttacacgGAATTTATCCATTAAACCGCTTAATTTCCCCATACACCTCTCCTTTACACCATCAGTCCAGCACACGACTACAGAATATACACAATAAATAGAAGAATACACATAAAAATAGAATAAAcatgagtaaataatacaaattataaattagaGAATACAGATGatagtataaattatacatgtgtagtatattattcaaataatttgacAAATTTGAACCCTCCCTCTAGGAAAGACTTCTCAAGACGAATTATAGAGTCTTCAAAGCCATAAAATACGTAATGAAAGAGAGAGAGATAAATTCCAGCGGCGCTGTTAGCGTATAGAGCCATTGACAAATAAAGACAGAAGAATATCCATTCGACATCGTATGGTAAAACCCATTTCAAACTCTTAAGTAGGCCgtaaacattaaataataccCTCGAATTGTTGTTATAAAGACGTTTTAGCCAGTCTGGAAGACTGAAATAGAAATCTTTGTGTTCGTTATAGACTAGTAACTTTCTATAGGTTTCTCTGTATTCCAGGGGTTCCAGAAGGTATTGTAAGTCAAGGAACCTGGAAAAATTGCCGtaaaagaataaataagCCAGATGTTCAGTCAacgaaaataaaaacatgGAGAACAcaaatttagataaaaatttcGAGGTTTCGTGGTCAACCATGAATGACCCGGTGTTCCAGTTACTTTTCATGAGTTCATATTGTAAAAGAGTCATGACACCTAATCTTGTAACTGTAAACCCCTTCGAGAATCCACTCAAAAGTTTATACATTAAACCTCTATCCACCTTTGCAAGATTATTCGTCATCCAGTTTGTGTTTGTTAGAAAATTTGACTTGTAAAGTGTGCTTAAAAATGCTCCTCTCAGTAGCAAATTGCGAAACAAAAGATCAACTCCTGAAAGAATTAGTCCGAATTTAGTGTATCGTTCAACGCTTCCCTTTCCAATTTCACCCTGGAATGCCCATTTATCCCTTAGTTTCTTAAACGCATCATCTGATACGGCAAGGTAAAAAACACTACCCCCAATTACAGTGCTAAAAAATGTGGTCATAAACAATACGCAGAGATCTGATTTACCCATGACTGAAGGAACCAGAGATAACCTTAATGCTCTGAAGGAGTGTTTTAGTGCTCTTAACATTGAAGGTGAGGGCTTAAATGGGCATACCATAAGTGCGGCCTTACGCGTAATTTCATCATAAGCCTTCTTATAAGGACCATTCTTCAATAAACTCTGTGAATCTCCCTTTCCTCCTAAGCCCTCAATGCTTTGTATTCGTTCATTATTTCCTGGTTTATCATTATCTATGCCACTATCATCAGTGGTTTGTGTgtcattatttattaagGTAAGACTCCCATCATTATTTAGTGGAGTGTTAGTAAGATTCTCACGATTGGATGGtgaatagtttaaatttgtgtGTATATCAGTGGAATCACAGTTGTGTTGTCtgtttatattaaatttatggTTGGTATTATCACCAGTGTGTGTTAAAAGTTCCTAAAGTTAATGTTGAGTAAATTACATATGGAATCATACCGTGGTGAGTGACacatttttagaatttgCCAATTTAGATGAAATTGATCTTGCCGATAATAATAGAAGAAATAACAAAGGTAACCGCATATTATAGGTCTAAATTACATCATAAATAGGTGCAGTAAACAGTAGGAatcaagtttaaaaaagtCAGGATGAAAAATTCTTACAGACGATAATTACAAAAGTATTACATTATCATCAGAAAGAATTTGGTCCACAATAATAACCCAGATGTGTAAGATATTTATACCGAtgtataaacaaatttttGAATATATCTTTTACGTATCCCCACCAATGATAAAAACAGAGtgaaaacaaattaatcccctaaataagtaattttgtatattttgttaaataatttcaatataTAAAGGGGGAAATagtattgtatattattaacatcttaataaattaattttaaattaacccAAAACATACCTAAATCAATCATAAACTATCCTTAAAAGCACCCCTAAATCACAACAAATTAACcttataaataactaatttttctaattgtaaattaatacttaaattgtataaaatttagcttaataaaaatgtctGCTCTTGGTATGCCTCCACATTTGTTGGTCCTATTTCAAGCTAGGCCGCCTTTACAGCATGTAGACCCTTTACCTAGTAAGCCAGTAAGACAAATTGATGGTTTAGCTGGGTTTTTAGACTCTTTTGATGCGGAAACTCCTCCAAAAAAAGAACCATTTGAAACACCCAGACAAAGAAGAGATAAAAGAAAGCGAGAGACGCTTCTTAAGTATAAAGAGGAACTTAAGAAAAGGGCTTCAGAATATGACCCATCTTATGATCCTAGATTAGCAAGGGGAGGGACCTCAAGTTGGTTAACACATGACCCTTACAGGACACTTTTTGTGGCAAATATCGCATATGATGTTACTGAAAAACAGTTATCGAAAGAATTTCAAACCTATGGTAAAATTAGAAGAGTTCGTATGATTCACGATCGGAGTAATAAACCAAGAGGATACGCCTTTATAGAATATGAAAATGAACGTGATATGGTAACTGCGTATAAAAGAGCAGATggtaaaaaaatatcaGGAAGACGTGTAATTGTTGATGTTGAAAGGGCAAGAACAGTAGAAGGCTGGCTTCCCCGCAGATTAGGAGGCGGTAAAGGTAAATCTAGGGGCGCACCTCCCAAATTTTATGATGGAAAACCTCTTGTACCAGATAAGGAGAAAAAAGAATCTCATAAAGAATAATCTTTTATTTCGTCcataattttttcacttcatttattttataatttattctatCCTCTATAGAATTTGAATAaactttatattatatactgtGTTAATGTAATTATCGTCtaattttgttaatgatgataataaaaattgtataatggATTTGCATCAAGGAATTGATGTAGAACAATACTTAAAAAAGGAAAAAATTGgtataaacttaaaaaataatcaggattcatatttatatgaCCTTGAATTGGtccaaaaaattaaagccTCTCCAACTTCTTACGTTTTCGTATTTGAATACTCTGAGGACATTCGAGATGTGGTAGAAGTTGACGTTTTTTCAGCTTTTAGGTTCTTTGGTACACACGACAAACCTTCAATTCCAGGCACCTGGTAACTTTACACAAATTAACACCTGTTCTTAGGAACGGCATAGTTTTAGATGAAGAAGATCGTCAAGTAAAAAGGAATTATACGCCCATTTATATCGACGTTGAGAAAAGATTGGTTCATTTTCTTATTCGCATATACTCTCCGACAGATTCATACCCCGACGGAGGGAAATTCACAAGATATCTGGACAAATTTCTACCATCGGAATCAATATCATTCACACCCTCAAAACAGTAACTCACTATTATAGTATACCACTATTATACTccattacattattaaatatgataattaatttgttagaAAGTACAAGTTGATAAGTGATAATACAATAAAAGTATTGAGTAAAAAGGTTGAATTTGATACCCTAAACATAGCTGCTGGCGGTACTGGTATAACGCCCTTTATAAGGCTTCTGAATTACTACCAGGATTTACCCTTTGATATTCACTTTATATACTCCAACAGGTCAGTAGAGGAGATAATGCTTAAACCTCTTTTTGATAAACTTGCAAGCATTAATAAAAGGTTTGAGATTACATACTTGGCATCAAGAGGAGTATCATCTGAGGACGTAACTATTAGTAGAATAACAGAGGAAATCGTGTCTAAAAAGTTTGCTAACACTGAGAAGGCCTTGTGTTTATTTTGCGGTCCTCCAGGATTTAACGATTTGTTATTTGACATCTTGACTaatcttaaatttaaaaatatttacagATTTTGATACCACTGAACCCATGAGTGATGGTCTGAATAAATTCATTGCCAAGGCAATAGTTTTATCGAAATTGGTAAAACTAAGGCTGTCACAGCCCATGCTCAAGGGGAGTGTGGAAGACTCAAACAAGAGTCTTAGCGTCTCCATAAAAGCAGTTTCTTTCCTTTCTAAAATTGTTCCAATTTTGAAGTTATCGCAAGCACTTTCAAACAAGTCCTTGATATCCTCAACCGTATCAAAGGGCTCTAAAAAGATAGGAACAGTACGATTACACAACAAGGAGGAACAGATTTGGCGTGTTTTAAGGCCTGGGTATGAAAAACAAACTAAACACCTAAGATGGAGAAAATGACCCATTAAACCATATACTAAATGTAGTTACATCttaaatatacaataaatacatataataaatatttatatgcTAATATAAGATATTAGTCATTTCTAAGTACAAGTTCCCAAAGTCGTACATTTCCGTAAATTAAGAGAGCTACCTCCTTCATCATAGTCCTTACATTCTTCTTAGTCAGGCATGAAATGCGATAAAAAGGTATGCTTTTACTCTGAGTGTAAGTTTCAGCATGAGAAAAAATCTCATTGTCCGACTGCACCAAGTCGATTTTATTAGCCACGAGAGCCACTACAGGTTGATGAAGCCCGGTGGTTTGGTTCCTACTCAGCAAAAGCTCAGTTATTGTGATGGCGTGGTAGTACGATTCAACAGAAGTTACGTCAAATAAAACCAGAAATGACATTCTCCTCTGGCCTATTGGGGAATAACTGTCACCCTCAACAAATGGCGACTTTGGAGCATCATAAAATGCAAATGGAATATAATTTTGAGAATCATCAAAATATTCATCTAaaccaaattatttaagttatttattGGTTAATAACTAGAATGATGGAGTAAATGGGTGTGTTACATCGAATACTGCGAATATCCGTGAAATGGAGCAGGTCGAAATCGGTAGTGGTGTCCTCGATTTCGAAACAAAATGTCTTCGTCTCATCATGTGAACCTTCAAAATCCGCTCCAGAAGATAGCTTATGTACATAATAGTATAACCTAACACAATAGATAATTGAGTATAAGTTTAATAGGctaatatatagttaaatgtatgtataaatgtgtactcgggtaaatgtgtatgttTATAAACTGAAGGTAAAACGTTATTTACAAGTGAATTTGCCAGGAATGTTTTCCCGCTGTGTACAGGTCCCAAAAGACTTAGTCTGAATAGAGGAATTTCAAGATTATCAACTATAACTTGAGGCATTCTATATGGTACAttagaataataaaataaaattaaacaaaaacgttaaaaataaaattttaattttaaaaataaatttaaagcCATTCTATAACAGAaagaagaaaataaatgtgttaattcTGAAGTTCCGTTCCAGCATTAGTAGTTCGTGGAGTTCATGACATTAATTGGGTAATTATTCTGATAGGAAAATTCTTCTGACCACTATTtgtgtttaattttagaattttttattatgtaaaatattactgttgatttatattaataaaatgatttattttgACTTTGAACCTTAATATAACAGTCTTTAAGTAAAATCGTTTACAACTGTCTcagtttaataatttatagtaCAGATTGAGAATGGATGAGCTAGTGGATGAATTAGAAAACGTTATAGAAGAAGATTCAAGTAATGTTGGATCAGTGGAGGACGGTAACAAGGCTTCTGGAAGTTATACCAACTCTCAACTCGAGGATGACCTCGAAGGCTCAATAGCTGGAGCTAACACTAACCTGAGTGATTTTACTGAAGCTAGTGGCTCCAATTTGGATAATTACAATAAGCCAGAACCGACAAAACCGAGTGAAACTTTAAATGGTACAGAAGTGAAATTTGAGGATTCTAAATCCTTTGGTAAGAAAGGTGTTGAAGTTGGCCGTATTCTGGCCAGACGTGGATTATTTTCCTCAGATGTTCTCAATGAGGAGACTTTGTTTACAGGAAGTACCAGAGCACATGACTATCAAAGGACACGTCGTTATCAAGCTGCTGATACTAATGTGAAGGACTTAAATGACCCAGGCCTTAACGACAAGAGTTGTGTTTTACGTTTGCCGGAGTATGCTGCAGATTTGGTTAAGGAAAGACTAGCAAAAAGTGAGCCTTTGGGGATTACAGTAACCCCTACTGGAAGGTATGATTTCAGAGAATACAAAGTTGAGATAAAAGGCCTAATAACACCTTTATTTGCAATTCTGGGTGAACTTCCGTGTGTTATTGAGGCTCACAAGACGCTTAATAATGACTTATTGTTCAAGTCAGCTGATATTTCACAACTGATGATCGCATATGAGAAGGATCAGGCTGAGAAGGTGGCTGAGATTTTAAAGGATAGAATGTGGGAGTGGCCAGACGGCTTAACTCCAGGTACAAAAAACATTAGAAAGAGGAGATTTAAAAACTACGACGATTATTCAAATGAGGAGATAAAGGAAGCTGAAAGGGAGTCGTTGATCCTAATGAACGGTTTAGTGAGAGATACATACCACTTTGAGATTAAAACTACTCAGGATGTCAATGACCTCGTCGCCAGTTATAGAGCTGGAAATATTAAGGAAAGAGTTATTGGACCAGATGAGGACGTTGCAGTGTATATAAAAGCTCTAGAGGAACAGGAAAATGAAGAGTTTCCCGATTTATCTGAAATCATGTTCGACTCCGACATCGGCAACATACCAAACAAATTCATTtacaataacattaaaaacAGGATTTTCAACAACCCTATTTAATCTTACTACAATATTACAAGAGTttaataaacaaatttaatcttactacaatattatatacaatttgTCATGTATATTAATCGTAAATTTCAGTATCTCGGAAGCTTGGAGTTATAAGCTGAACGAAAGATGCGATAATGAAGGGGAAGAGCAGAGGAAACACGTTTGAAAAGATAAAGTAAAAAGTACGTATAAGCCTTAATGTAGAGCTTCTGCTGGACCTAACGAAAGTTATGCAGCctaaaatttgattataaAGTCCTTAAAGCGTGTAgataaactaataatttaactaatcTGTATGTATTAATTAGAGTGTATaggagtaaaataaaaaatacgtGAATATCTCGAGCAGAGTTTTAATCCGACTTCCAAAAAAGGTCTTCCTaaagttataaataattgaattCTGAAACATACCCAAAATTAGCCTTATAATGGATAAAACTAGGAGAGTTCCATAGATTATAAAGATTCTTAGTCTGTATTCAGGTACGATATATGACTATAAAAGAAATCTtgagaaaataaaaaacttACGTCAAGAATTCTGGagattttgttaaaaatacgatcaaatgaaaaattctccattaatgtataaaccaaataatcatttttaagtagaataatttaaattttttaaatttaaaaataaaactaatatgCATTGTGACTTATGAGTATGTAGGGAACGCAACTGAGTGAATTTTGTtataaagtattttttgtatttttaaataacattagCCAATTATATGAATGTAAGTTTAGTTATGTGTAGACTTCTAAACTCATTTAATTTCTAACTTACAGGTTG
Above is a window of Theileria parva strain Muguga chromosome 2, complete sequence, whole genome shotgun sequence DNA encoding:
- a CDS encoding Ras family protein, with the protein product MPQVIVDNLEIPLFRLSLLGPVHSGKTFLANSLVNNVLPSVYKHTHLPELYYYVHKLSSGADFEGSHDETKTFCFEIEDTTTDFDLLHFTDIRSIRYEYFDDSQNYIPFAFYDAPKSPFVEGDSYSPIGQRRMSFLVLFDVTSVESYYHAITITELLLSRNQTTGLHQPVVALVANKIDLVQSDNEIFSHAETYTQSKSIPFYRISCLTKKNVRTMMKEVALLIYGNVRLWELVLRND
- the CYB5R3 gene encoding Oxidoreductase NAD-binding domain protein; the encoded protein is MDLHQGIDVEQYLKKEKIGINLKNNQDSYLYDLELVQKIKASPTSYVFVFEYSEDIRDVVEVDVFSAFRFFGTHDKPSIPGTWNGIVLDEEDRQVKRNYTPIYIDVEKRLVHFLIRIYSPTDSYPDGGKFTRYLDKFLPSESISFTPSKQKYKLISDNTIKVLSKKVEFDTLNIAAGGTGITPFIRLLNYYQDLPFDIHFIYSNRSVEEIMLKPLFDKLASINKRFEITYLASRGVSSEDVTISRITEEIVSKKFANTEKALCLFCGPPGFNDLLFDILTNLKFKNIYRF
- a CDS encoding putative integral membrane protein, with product MRLPLLFLLLLSARSISSKLANSKNVSLTTELLTHTGDNTNHKFNINRQHNCDSTDIHTNLNYSPSNRENLTNTPLNNDGSLTLINNDTQTTDDSGIDNDKPGNNERIQSIEGLGGKGDSQSLLKNGPYKKAYDEITRKAALMVCPFKPSPSMLRALKHSFRALRLSLVPSVMGKSDLCVLFMTTFFSTVIGGSVFYLAVSDDAFKKLRDKWAFQGEIGKGSVERYTKFGLILSGVDLLFRNLLLRGAFLSTLYKSNFLTNTNWMTNNLAKVDRGLMYKLLSGFSKGFTVTRLGVMTLLQYELMKSNWNTGSFMVDHETSKFLSKFVFSMFLFSLTEHLAYLFFYGNFSRFLDLQYLLEPLEYRETYRKLLVYNEHKDFYFSLPDWLKRLYNNNSRVLFNVYGLLKSLKWVLPYDVEWIFFCLYLSMALYANSAAGIYLSLFHYVFYGFEDSIIRLEKSFLEGGFKFVKLFE
- the Mpc1 gene encoding Mitochondrial pyruvate carrier 1, yielding MKPKNYFLSSHFWGPVANWGFVIAGLTEVTKNPEFISPKMTGVLCIYSILFMRFSLVVKPRNLLLFSCHLCNSSVQGYNFFRYYSYQKRKKLESIAS
- a CDS encoding putative integral membrane protein; translation: MENFSFDRIFNKISRILDSYIVPEYRLRIFIIYGTLLVLSIIRLILGRPFLEVGLKLCSRYSRCITFVRSSRSSTLRLIRTFYFIFSNVFPLLFPFIIASFVQLITPSFRDTEIYD
- a CDS encoding TAFII55 protein conserved region family protein, with amino-acid sequence MDELVDELENVIEEDSSNVGSVEDGNKASGSYTNSQLEDDLEGSIAGANTNLSDFTEASGSNLDNYNKPEPTKPSETLNGTEVKFEDSKSFGKKGVEVGRILARRGLFSSDVLNEETLFTGSTRAHDYQRTRRYQAADTNVKDLNDPGLNDKSCVLRLPEYAADLVKERLAKSEPLGITVTPTGRYDFREYKVEIKGLITPLFAILGELPCVIEAHKTLNNDLLFKSADISQLMIAYEKDQAEKVAEILKDRMWEWPDGLTPGTKNIRKRRFKNYDDYSNEEIKEAERESLILMNGLVRDTYHFEIKTTQDVNDLVASYRAGNIKERVIGPDEDVAVYIKALEEQENEEFPDLSEIMFDSDIGNIPNKFIYNNIKNRIFNNPI
- the RNU1 gene encoding U1 small nuclear ribonucleoprotein of 70kDa MW N terminal family protein, which gives rise to MSALGMPPHLLVLFQARPPLQHVDPLPSKPVRQIDGLAGFLDSFDAETPPKKEPFETPRQRRDKRKRETLLKYKEELKKRASEYDPSYDPRLARGGTSSWLTHDPYRTLFVANIAYDVTEKQLSKEFQTYGKIRRVRMIHDRSNKPRGYAFIEYENERDMVTAYKRADGKKISGRRVIVDVERARTVEGWLPRRLGGGKGKSRGAPPKFYDGKPLVPDKEKKESHKE